The following are encoded together in the Lathyrus oleraceus cultivar Zhongwan6 chromosome 3, CAAS_Psat_ZW6_1.0, whole genome shotgun sequence genome:
- the LOC127131531 gene encoding uncharacterized protein LOC127131531 has product MELGRRNTKKYTFKCPDLTELKKLGSMIVSLEDFRAQYGRLMGILKTKVEDGVLNTLVQFYDPLYHCFTFLDYQLMPTLEEYSYWFGLPVSDKLPFSGSEKTPASAAIAEALHLETSVVKDNFTKKGGILGLTSRFLLEKAFIFAEADSRDAFEAIFALLIYGIALFPNIEDFVDVNVIRIFLIGNPVPTLLGDTYHSIYHKTKKVGGTILCCAPLLSKWFISHFPDPGSSGRIRRSLDSLRGSCPLIKGVYIGMTPSMMLE; this is encoded by the coding sequence ATGGAACTGGGAAGGAGGAATACCAAGAAATACACTTTCAAATGTCCTGACTTAACAGAGTTGAAGAAGCTTGGTTCTATGATAGTTAGTCTAGAGGATTTCAGAGCTCAGTATGGAAGACTTATGGGTATcttgaagaccaaggttgaagatggAGTTCTCAACACACtggtacagttttatgatccactttaccattgcttcacatttctaGACTACCAGCTTATGCCTACTCTAGAAGAATACTCTTATTGGTTTGGTTTGCCAGTCTCTGACAAATTACCATTCAGTGGTTCAGAGAAGACCCCTGCATCAGCAGCTATTGCAGAAGCACTTCACCTAGAAACGTCTGTTGTGAAGGACAACTTCACTAAAAAAGGAGGGATTCTAGGTCTAACCTCTAGATTCTTGTTGGAGAAAGCCTTTATCTTTGCAGAAGCAGATAGTAGAGATGCCTTTGAAGCCATTTTTGCTCTACTCATTTATGGAATTGCACTCTTCCCAAACATTGAAGACTTCGTGGATGTTAATGTTATACGAATCTTCTTAATTGGTAACCCAGTACCCACATTACTTGGAGATACCTACCATTCTATCTATCACAAAACTAAGAAAGTTGGTGGAACCATTCTTTGTTGTGCACCTCTCCTATctaagtggtttatttctcacttcCCAGATCCAGGCTCTTCAGGGAGGATCCGCAGAAGCTTAGATAGTCTCAGAGGTTCATGTCCATTGATCAAGGGAGTATACATTGGTATGACCCCTTCTATGATGTTGGAGTaa